The nucleotide window agtaattcggtactttaAGAAAAAAGTTCCGCtggactgcccacctctgctaTTTCACCGTAATAGGTCATGCAGCCCATATTTAAAAATAGGCGATTAAGTTAGAATGGGTCGATTTCAGCTATTTGTGGTTTAGTTGAAGATAGATTTTGATTAGAAAGAAGATATAGGATAGGTTTCACTTactatttaaaacatttcagttaggttaacaaaaaaaaccatgaaaaatagctttaaacaTACAATTTTTTCCAGGGAAATAGTTAACGGATAACGGAATACTTCATATAAAGTAGGTCTACTGATAAAACAACTTTAGAGCTGTAAGGGATTTAAGTAAAATCTGTAGCACTTTTCATGAAAACTACGTTGTATTTACCCGCAACTGGTGGCCCGATAAGTTGACCACATAAGCCgctgaaaaacaaacagaatcCATAAGCACTTCGAAGCTGACGAATTCCCAGAGTGTCAACAGTGACAGGTAAGATGTTTCCTGCAAATGATTGGCTTAGTACGAGCTACCGCAGCCTATATAATGTCTATTTCAACAAAGGTATGTTTCCgcaaaaaactgttaaaagaTTCGTTATGATCACGAAAAAATTAGTTTCTTAATGGTGCAGGCTTAACCAACGAGCGAAATGGGTGATTTATCAGgtataaagtttaaaaatcaacaactGAAATTTAAATATCGGCATCAAATCTTTCCGCTAAGAATATGAGTTATTTTTACTTGATAGTTCAATTAAGTTGGCCTACCTTGCCAGCTCCCAGAGCCACATCCAAATGCTACGCAGTAGATCATCATCGTTTCAAAAGAATTAGCAAATAAACCACAAGCGGTAGCAATGGCCATTACAgtaatataaattttatgcaGATGTATTCTTCTGATATAGCCTTTATCGGCAAGAGCTCCAGAAGAAAGTTGGGCTATCACTTCTGATAGCCCTATAAGCGAAAGTAGCATAGCGGCTTTATATTGTCCAATATCCATAAGTTTTGCACGAGCCACGAGGTGCACCAAAGTTATTGAGTAACCAAACTGAGTTAGAACCAAATTTGCTGTTATTACGGCCCACAGGGGATTTTTAAGTAACGAAAAGTCCAGTGTTCTTTTCTTCTTAGGTTCGTAAACTGGTTCGATGCGAGGAAAGTGGTCAACGATGAGCGACTCCGTTACACCGTATTCCTGAACCCTCTTCTCCACTTCCTTCTGAAGGGCTTTCACTCTTTCCTTGCCTGATATGGCGCGTCGTGCAACAATATTTGTGGGCTTAAATCCATTCTGTGACCCTGGTTCCGGATTTGGTTGATCATTCGGATGTGGATTTACACTTTGTCGATGCATCTCTAAAGTTTTACTTGAGTTGAACTGTAGCTCTTCTTTTAAACGCAGCGGTCGAAAAAGTAGAGCACATGCAATCAAGTGCAATTCTAATCCCGCTATGACAAACAGACAACCTTGCCAACCATAACTGTCCACTAAAAGCTGCAAAATGGGCGCTAAAAAGAAGGTTGCTCCACCGCCAGATCTCGATAACCCATTAGCTAACGAACGacgttttttaaaatatctgcCGATCATTGTCAGAGCAGGTAAAGACGCCAAAGCAAATCCCAAACCTGGAGTGAAACATACAATACATTAAACTGTTATCGCTGTATACGGTATAAATGGTACATCTATGCATGTAGGctatattaaaataataaataaatggtGTATAGGTACGGTATGGCGTACCGAATGCTTAAAAAGTATATACCTGTCATACAACCCAGGGATCCATAAAGGAAATATGGAGAAGTGGCAAACATGCTGAGAATCAAACCGATCACGACTAAAACACCCCCGCAAGCCACAACCTTTTGCTCACCAAACTTATTACTCAAAGCAGCAGCTAAAGGAGCTATGACAGAAAACATACATGGTTCTGTTATATAACTTGTTTAAGACAACGTTTTCCAATCCTaaactattgtttatttaaagcAACCGtaatttttgattaaaataaaacGGTTAAAAACATTATAAGCAATTATTCTTGCAATTCTTGCCTGCAGTTGCTCTCATCGATAGCGAAATTGAATTAATCCAAGAAATTGCCGCTGCGTTTTCTTCAAAGTAAGATCGAAAAGCAGGGAATAGAACCCCAAAAGATTTCAACATGCCTATGACCAGGACATTGTCAAGCCACACACCAGCGACTATTATCCAACCCCATCCGCCATCAGGTGGCTCCACATATCtgtaaataatacaaaattatCTGTTAGGATGGAAAAACAAAGTAAACTTGCTTCACCCTGTTTAGTGAAGTATTGATAGTTGCAATTACTGAAGGCGTGAACTAACTTGCTAAAcgaaaaagtaaatatttacttACTTTAATATTAAACAGAATTTCAGTACGCATACAATTAATGGCAAAAGTCAATTGCTATATATAGCATAGTCTTGTGCTACGGTGCGCAAATGTGTTGTTTGTATCTTTGTACTCAAGTTAATTATTTGCCAAGCACTGCGCTTGCCTTCGAGGTCATGTATGTTGAGAAAATTTGGTAAACAGGAAGTTGTTATGCATTTAACAGCTGGACGTACAGTAAGTATCAGTAGTCAACCAAatgcatttgtaaaaaattttaaaccgtGTTTCGTTTCAGCagtgcaaaatttgtttttgccttCTATTGGCTACACTGTCCGTTTCTTTCACCCGTTTGCTTCAGTTTCGTTAATGGCTCGTTTTGACGCaataaaagcaataaagtTTCAGATTCTTTTGTTGCATTTACGACCCGGCAGATTCAAGTGACCAAACGGGACATGCCAAAGCATTACTTACGGAAAAGGCCAAGAAACTGGGCGATTGTCTGATTCTAGCTCAagctcaaaacaaaaactcacTAACTTTTTGCTGTTTACGATCACGGGGTGATTGTTGTGTAAGGATCCTCTTCGAGTAATGTTCGATGTCGATAACCCCGCTTTTTCAGAGTCATTTGAAGAAGTTTCATTTGCTTCGTTGTTATTTGACATTCTGATCATTTCGTATGTGGTGGCAATATGCAAGAAAATAAACAGCATAATTGTTGTTAGCCATATTTAGTTAGTTGtcatgaaatagataaaagaaatattttgttatgtaTAATTATGTGACATATTTGATACGTGTGGCACACTTTTGCTTATGAGGTGCAAATCTATTTAATTAAATTCTATGCCAAATTTAGTGTGGTATGTGATATCagaatctttatcctcggacagTTTGCACAACTTTAACTACGCGATGATTTTTCGCCACTCGAGCACCGAGCTTGTTTGTGGGCATTTGCCAacaaatgcatttttatttggtaCCCATTGCAGTCATTTGTTAACAAGATACATAACCTAAATTACAGTATTAGAAATAACAACCAAGTATTGTGTACACCGTTGGATGCGcaaataatattatttttaatgcaaCAATAAGCAGCAACTGTACAGAGCAATCAAATCACTATTACCCGTTGCCGTATCCTGCGCTTAAGTGTTTATCAGAACTGTCCCACCACAGCGTGATATAACTTGTCCAATTAAAGCGAGCTATGCGCTCCACTGGTAACAAAACACCTCACGGACGTTTCTTCATGAACGGTGCAGCAATGTCTTGAGCGGCAATCAAAACATTCTTCGCAGCAAGTTTTTCAGACTTCAAAACAAGCAATTGACCTACCGTGTATTGGGATGGCGTCAAAAGACGATAAACTATTGTATAATGTTTGCAAGGATTGTTTTCATCATTCGACTTAGCATGTGTTTAAAGATATAAGTTATTTTGCCAACATAATATGCAAAGTTATTTCTAAGCTGTCTGTTTCGTTGAAGTCGTGGCAACCACATCGCTGTTAACAAATGATTGATTTCACCAAACGTGCTAATGCAACAACAATTCTGATGTCACCTAGTCCTGCTTACAGCTTAATAGCATAATTTTCTAGTATTAATGGCATGCTAACTAAAGCACTCAACTTACCTTCGCTTAGCTTTATCTAACTTTTTCGCAAATAAGCAACTGAAACTCTATTAGCGCAGTACGGAAGACTAAGACTCTGACACTTATTATTGCCATTTTATGTTAATTATAAACTAGGGGCGTGTCGGGTaggtttttcttttcaaagtcaGCATAATTTCGTACAGTTGCCCTGACCTTTGCACTGTAGCAAGCTTTGCACAGGTTTTGGACCAACACGTTGTATAGATTTATAGACCTATTGTTATAGGAGGCTATTGGCTCATCAAGGAATCAATCCCAACCTTATTCTTTACCGAAAAGAATGAGGAAGTCATCAAAGCTCTGAAATTGCCGAAAAGGCAGGTTAACAACACAATCCAGTCCCAGCTTATACAACACAACGCAAAATATCAAGTTGCAAACTTAACATAATGTTGCTATCACACCGAACTTACATAATAACATTTCCGGtgttaataattttataactTATTGCCCGTCAATAAAAGTACCTACACATTGCGAGATGCAACatttatcaataaaattaaaatagctTGGCAAGATACCGGTTAACTTTTCTGGTAGGCTATATTTAAGCTTATATGTTACGACCGCATACGCGATACATCTTGCACGAACCTAAACCTGAAGTCCCCATTCGGATTTGGACGTAATGGAGTGGACgaaaaattaataattgaTTAATAGAATTGTTGCTAACTCTGCAATTCTGGGAAAACATGGTCCATTGTGTAGGTTACCAACAGCATAATTGCGCAAGTTGATGACGCGAGCGGCCATACAATAGTGAGATTACGTAATAACGGAAACTTCGTGTTATCGTTTGTGGTTTCTTTACATGCTCTATTAACGTTTAACGAGGGACAACTCGCAAGCAAgctattttatttaatgattTATAAATACAGGCGCTAACAGTATTAAGAACGTTACgaaaactatttcaaaaatgacTGTGACTATTTCAGCGAAAAAATCGTATGTATTTTCCCGTTTCAGTATTACCTTCAATTCCAACTTCCTCAACTCAAAAGTTATCAAAACACTTATCCAAACCAAAAccatgcaaattttttattgtaaccTTTAGTTACTAAAAGTAACTAACCGTAAAGTAACTAAGTACTGTGAACTCTAACCCACACATGTAGCTAACTGCAAAACTCCAGGTTTCTAACAATACTTCTTATTCCCTTCAAAACAGGCTACGATGTACATAAGGACTACATATACGAATATATATACTCGAATGAGCCTACAGCAACGCTAACCGCctttaattatatatttaaaaatgtaatgAGGTCAATGAAAACTTCCGTTTTGATCAGAATAAAAATACTGGTATCATTCTGTGTCTTTCTcaacacaaaaacaatacGCAGGATTGTGTAAACAGTAATAGCCGTCCACCATACAGATGCAAGCGTGCACAATCAGGTCCTAGCTCAGCAGCAAATTCGTCAACAAGATCAGCTGATATTTGTGACTTGCTCGTATGACCTCAGGAAATTTATGGTCTGGCCTTGCAAAGAAATGCCGCAACTTTAAGAAAAGCGACAAGAAACGTTTAAGACGTAAACAACGTGCAACCATTAAAGCCTGACACAGTGACTCATTGTGTTACCAAATGTTCGATATAATTACCATTTACAGGATCAGTACGatacatatataactaattctTTTCACCTTTGGAAAATTTTGCTGCATATACAAACGGCTAAGCAGCTTTCAAAGCGTGCCATAGCACCATAAAAGCCTATACGCTACCTTGGATAAACCCAGCATTACAAATACTCATTGAAGAACTGATCGTATTTAATGGTATACCTATACCATATACAGCATTTTATTCTTCAAGTAGAGTGCGCAACACAAAAGCATAACAGAAACAAAAAGTATTggcaaaaatttgtcaaaatcgGTATACAGtactaaataaaatttattcacaacaattattatactgtattaaaATAACCACGTGAAATCACTGAAGTTTAGACTGTGTGTAGGACAAGTTCTACCTAAACCCTTCAGGCGGAATAGTAAGTCATATAGTActaacaattttttcattttactcAACTCGCTACGAAACAGCAAGGTATCTTTCACTTTCATCTCTCGCTTCACTCTGGTGTTTCAGAATGCAACAGTCGTAGATAGTAAAAACCTGATTTGCCCAACAAGACACTACAAAACTTATATGTTTTCTTTGCATGAATGAGAGTTGTTCTCGCTCCCCATGCCCAGCAAGTTTTCCGTATCTGTCTAAATGCACAATAGTATAATATTTTTGGATGCAGTGTTTGGctgttatcaaaaaacaacgCATGTTACATGACCAAGCGcatttacttataaatttattcaCAACTGCAATGCATTTCCGACTATTATGTGACTATGCGTATACACGCGTCAACTATacgcagggttgccatcggtatcgactcaaaaataagcacgactaggaaacgaaagaagaatactaccttaaacagtgcacaacaagGCATTCAATGTTCCTGaaaaaacgagacactatttgcatgttcttaattttggtatgtctttggtacaaaatggcaTACTAAAGgggtcaaaatgcccaaaagtAGGTACCTCttccctaaaaataagacaaaaataagcacgcaagtgaaaataagcacgtttcttagaaataagcacGTTGGTATTTTCTAAAACATTGTACTTGAAAATAAGCACGGAATGGTAACCCTGACTATACGCCTATACGATCAGCTTATCTGGTTACATGCATGGAGGTATAGTCAACCTCATAGATAGTTACTATTAGATTTCTCTTTCTTTGATGTATTGACATTTGATTAtaaattttgatataaaatCCCTATACACTCAGTAATTATACAAAAGAATGTAAATAAGATGGTGGATTTTCTTGTACAAATGTAATATGAAAGCAAAATCTTTTGAATGAGGGTATAGTGACATAAAACGCAAAAGTGCTGTTAAAATAGGACAAATAAACATATGATAACGTTAGTTTAAAAACATAAGTAGTTGGAAATGCCCATATAATagaaagcaaaacaagtcacaAAAATACTGTTGGAAGAGCTCACATTCATCTATTTCTAATCCGAATAAAATGTAATGTTAGTGATTTATTTTTGAGAAAACGTTCCATTTATCTTGGTAGGAAGTAAACGTATGTCAGGTGAGGTTatgatgaaataaaatgaaaacctGCACAATCCGGCTGAAACTTTTCCTCGTTCTAAGTGTCAGCAACTTTTACCAATAAATTATGGAACTGCTGCCAATGCTGCTGGGATACTTTCCCTACTGCTTGCTCGTGAAGACGCAAGACTCGAACGACCGGAGTAACCGGCGTAACTGTATCGTTTTCGTCCGATCTTTTCTAATGGATACAAACGCATTCCTGTGTCGTCGTCAACCATACTGCGACGCATCAGTTCCAGATAGGTTACGTTTTCTTCCGTGTTGGGGTCGAAAAATGTCTTCAGATCGTCTTTCTTGGATGCGTCGGGTATGTCTTCACACACGGCTTTTAGCTTTTCAGCCAAACGCTCATCAACCAAGCCTTGTTCAAGCGCGACATCAAGCggaagttttatattttttttgtgatCTATGATTCCCCCGGTGGCTACTTGAGCTTCTAAGAGTCGTATTCCATGGGATTCTATTACCAGACCTCGCTCCATAGCTTGCCCCAGAGATAAGGTCTTATCCGATATCCTTGTTTTGTATCCAACAACCGCTCGTTCAGCTCGCGAAACTACTGTTTCGTAAACTTTGTCTAGAAGGCCAAGTTGAAAAGCTTCAGACACCGACATCTTTCTCCCGGTTACAGGATCAATTATGTTGCCGGTAGCAGCTTGAGCTTCAAGTAGACTTATGGCTGTTCCACGCCTCAATATTCCATCTTTGGCTGATcgaaaaattgattttttctcTCCAGTCTCAGAAAGCAATATTCCCGCCACAGGACTGTCTCCGTATAGATATGGTTTCAGAGATTCTGGTATGTTGTGTTCTTCAACGCCATCACTCGATGTACTTAAAATGGATCTCAATTCTTCCGTAGTTGCTTTATCTATAAGTTTCATTTCAACCAAGGTTTGTAACCTCACATCCTGTCTCCAACCATTTTTAAGAATCATGTCACCGAAATCCATCGAAGTTAAATCGGATTCTCTTTTGGATTGTATATTGTGTGTCTCAGAAGCGTTCTTGTCGTTATCACTGTCACTGATGTTATTATCATTTGACGGATATTGATTATGGTTTTCAGGCATCACGTCGATATTGAAGTTACCACAagatttttctgaaattttagTAACAGTTTGACTAACGTCGTCTGCATTTGCAAACTGATTCAGTGATGAATGACTAATTTGTTGTTCTGCTTCTTCTTCTTGGATAACTGTAATAGccaattcaaaaataaataaagtgaTAACATTTGGAAATATAGCACAATGTAGCCAAAACAAAACGGAGCTAATATATAGCAAATTGTATAAAATCCAACAAACCTTTACCAAAAAATGAGTAAAAAGTTAGTTTGTTgggtaattttatttcaaaatttggatTATTGAAATCGTCAATCcaattaaaataatcaaataattttaacaatCACGTAATCTAATGcaggtaattttttttctttatttataaaaGGCTAAAACGTTACGGATAACGTATATATATCTTTTCACAAagattattatatatatatgcatataCCAAACCTTTCGCTTTTatacaaataattttaattggaACAAGTCATCACACGTATCCcatttaaacgttttaccCCGTCATCGATTCCCAGCGATCATTGCTTTGATAGTTCGTTATCATTATATAGACTCGCATTTGATATGGTTTAATTCGTTTTGCTATTTGTATCAGTATCTTTTATTTCAATGCCAGGTGCGCTTTGGAGTGTTAAAGTATCCGGACAAAGCACTGTTATCTAAAGGCCTAAATATATTGCAGATTTGCTCTTAAAAcgtaaatttgaaatttttaaactgtgAAATTCTGAATTTTGTACTTCTGTTATATGAGTCATGTTCTGTTGTCTTTGTACTATACAAAGAAAATAAGAATCTAATTTCGCGCATTGCAACCAAATACATATGAGTTTCGTTTTTCCAAACAAATAGTTACATTTGTTGGATAATACTGTATAtctgtactgtatatacttcTGTGTACTGTATATCCTTCATAGTCAGATAAAGTACCGCAAGGCACCTATAATGAGCATgaacaaaaacaactacaaacACAGATttaattcaataaaacaatCGGTTCCAAAAATCATTGAGAATGTTGGCTATTATATACATAGacctaaaatatttataattttgaaaacgtttaCCCACCACCTTTTCATGTTGGGTAAAAAAAGCAAGAATGAAAACTCAAACTCTCCGGCTCATAAAGTGAATGAGTGTTGTTTGTTAATAACCTTATGTAGCAGGTTGCAACATTTAGCAAAGCAAAGTTGTCATGTAGCCTACACCACGTTTTCGCCAGTAAACAATGTAATGTTCCTACTGTATAATAGTATAACATAAAATAGCTTACCCATTTTTTCTgatgtatttgtattttggCATTCATTTTCAATGCGACAGTCTACGCCAGTGGAGACCTTAAAGAAATAgtatagaaaaataaaaagacgTTGGCCGAAAGTGATAATACGTGTAGGCCTGACAAGttcagcaatttgaaaactatatggcaaaaagatatttttgttgaaatcaaAGAAGCCTTATCAGATTGATTTCCATCCCATGTTGTATAGGAGCGTCAATCTTTCAAAACTGATCATGTCTAAAAAGATAAACATGACCACAAATAGACCAATATAACTATATGAAAGCGTGTTTTACATATTTGACAGAGAGTATCAATTACATGATTGTCTCTACAGTGGAATTAAACCGGAAGAGAACATGAAAATTGCCCcttgaaaaatgttgaagcTGCTAGTTTATGAGCCATATGCCCCGGGCGGTAAAgtgcaaacaataaatgttttcaaaaatgttcaaagcttttttgtttgtttttacaatCGTGCTGTAAGTCGGAGATTCTGAACTATattaaacctttttttaacagatttttaaagtaaacaaaatCGTTATTTTTATACACGCGTGAACATTTAATAGTCAACATCAAACTTCTATAAAAGTTTGTGTAATTTAATCAGCGGTTTAACCTGGTTTTGCCCCGAGGAGTCTTCTCTACCTCTCTGCTTATCTGCATCATCTACATCATATTCCTTTACTGCTGCCTTGGTTTCATCATTATTAGCTTCGTTCTGGTAAGCTGGGTTGTTGAATCCATTCTCTTTTTTGTTGTCATCGATTGCGATTACTTCAACCCTTTCTTGTTTCTTTTCTTCATCCGGTTTTTCTAATACAAAACTGCTTTAGAAACATTAGTCGGTTATGATAAAAAGTTCCcttcaaaacaataacaaccaAACCAAATCCGCAAAAACGTATCAATAGATTACGACTTActattctttttaaaaattctctTGCAAGATGCGCAAGATGCAAGCAAGGATATCATGCAAGTTAGCATTGCTGCCGAAAAAAGGAAAGTTGACATAAATTCcatgttttaaaagttattattgAAATGTTGGTCATCGAAGATAACACTTCCTAAATCATATTACCATTCAACCTGTCAGAAGAATTTGATTGTTccattaagtaaataattacaaaaaaataaacaattctaattgcatttttcaccacaaaacaaaaagcaaaagtgAAGTGCAGAAGAACTGGCGCTCATAAGGAAAGAATTTGGAGTGATCTAAACTGTAGTTTACTGTACAGAAAACCAAAAGAGAGAATCATAACAATCATAACAGAACAGAGAACAGAGAATCATAACAATCTAGTCGGGTTATACTTAAAGAATCACTAACAAACATATCTGACTATTTTCAAAGCGACATTTCAGTcatgattttttttgtaattgttcACACCAGAAGTATAACTAGGTAATTGGGAAAATCCTCCAGTAAACAACTAACATAAAAAAGAACATAAACCCTATCCCACTAAAAGACTAAAACGGCTTTTTTGCTCCTGTGAATGAGTGGCATACCCACCATGGCCAAACATGGCAACCAGCGTGAGTTTCCTGAGGGTGAACCCTCCACGTGAAGGTGGTGAAACGCACCATGATTAGAACTCAATGGGTACCGGCCACCGGGGTATGCAATATCATTTCTGTTATCTTTCTACGCAAACAATAACAATTCTATGATACTTTCGCCACTTCTTTACAATCGTTTTTTCCTTTCCAACTGCTGCAGTTTTAAACCTTGCTTCATATAGTTGCTCTCTATTATTACGCTGATAATTGAATTAATATTTGTACATGTCGACAGAAACCTCTGATTAATAAATACGTTTTCCACTGTCTTATCTTTGTGTTCGTTCTGCGCCTAATATCAAGATACATTaagcaataaatttttgtaatcttCTATAAAGCTTGATATTAATCCTCCAAACAACTTATCGCGGTATACACCTCCGACAATCAGTGACCAAGCGAACTGCTTTTTAACTGAA belongs to Clavelina lepadiformis chromosome 6, kaClaLepa1.1, whole genome shotgun sequence and includes:
- the LOC143461657 gene encoding monocarboxylate transporter 5-like, which gives rise to MSNNNEANETSSNDSEKAGLSTSNITRRGSLHNNHPVIVNSKKYVEPPDGGWGWIIVAGVWLDNVLVIGMLKSFGVLFPAFRSYFEENAAAISWINSISLSMRATAAPLAAALSNKFGEQKVVACGGVLVVIGLILSMFATSPYFLYGSLGCMTGLGFALASLPALTMIGRYFKKRRSLANGLSRSGGGATFFLAPILQLLVDSYGWQGCLFVIAGLELHLIACALLFRPLRLKEELQFNSSKTLEMHRQSVNPHPNDQPNPEPGSQNGFKPTNIVARRAISGKERVKALQKEVEKRVQEYGVTESLIVDHFPRIEPVYEPKKKRTLDFSLLKNPLWAVITANLVLTQFGYSITLVHLVARAKLMDIGQYKAAMLLSLIGLSEVIAQLSSGALADKGYIRRIHLHKIYITVMAIATACGLFANSFETMMIYCVAFGCGSGSWQGNILPVTVDTLGIRQLRSAYGFCLFFSGLCGQLIGPPVAGALYDATKSYTSSFVLALVCFIVSSLLLWLEIPANAYMRKKEEDNDNTKTKKTNGVVQEILMQEMHEMA
- the LOC143461658 gene encoding epiplakin-like — encoded protein: MEFMSTFLFSAAMLTCMISLLASCASCKRIFKKNKKPDEEKKQERVEVIAIDDNKKENGFNNPAYQNEANNDETKAAVKEYDVDDADKQRGREDSSGQNQVSTGVDCRIENECQNTNTSEKMVIQEEEAEQQISHSSLNQFANADDVSQTVTKISEKSCGNFNIDVMPENHNQYPSNDNNISDSDNDKNASETHNIQSKRESDLTSMDFGDMILKNGWRQDVRLQTLVEMKLIDKATTEELRSILSTSSDGVEEHNIPESLKPYLYGDSPVAGILLSETGEKKSIFRSAKDGILRRGTAISLLEAQAATGNIIDPVTGRKMSVSEAFQLGLLDKVYETVVSRAERAVVGYKTRISDKTLSLGQAMERGLVIESHGIRLLEAQVATGGIIDHKKNIKLPLDVALEQGLVDERLAEKLKAVCEDIPDASKKDDLKTFFDPNTEENVTYLELMRRSMVDDDTGMRLYPLEKIGRKRYSYAGYSGRSSLASSRASSRESIPAALAAVP